In a single window of the Hydrogenobaculum sp. 3684 genome:
- a CDS encoding copper chaperone PCu(A)C: MKKLLLAMVLVSGAAFAKPEIAIKDPWVRLMPPTSKVSAAYMKIENKGSSEDVLLWAKSSVSKITQLHKTITKNGVMKMVRVRKFVIKPGQTFILKPGGYHIMLIDLKHPLKKGEKVTLWLKFKYSGMKKVIAPVENR; the protein is encoded by the coding sequence ATGAAAAAGCTTTTATTGGCAATGGTACTTGTAAGTGGTGCGGCCTTTGCAAAACCAGAGATTGCGATCAAAGACCCTTGGGTTAGACTTATGCCCCCTACTTCAAAAGTAAGCGCCGCTTATATGAAGATAGAAAATAAGGGAAGTTCAGAAGATGTGTTGTTGTGGGCAAAGTCATCTGTATCAAAGATTACACAGCTTCATAAAACCATAACCAAAAACGGAGTGATGAAGATGGTAAGAGTAAGAAAGTTTGTGATAAAACCAGGGCAAACGTTTATTTTAAAACCAGGGGGTTATCACATAATGCTTATAGATTTAAAGCATCCTCTTAAAAAAGGAGAAAAAGTAACCCTTTGGCTTAAGTTTAAATATAGCGGTATGAAAAAAGTTATCGCACCGGTGGAAAATAGATAA
- a CDS encoding GDP-mannose 4,6-dehydratase, translated as MKTILVTGAAGFIGWKVSTLLLEEGYRVVGVDNLNDYYDVKVKLWRLDTLKSHENFKFYPIDIENKQALEVIFQDNPIDAIINEAARAGVRYSLENPFVYLSTNTLGVLNLLELAKDFGTRKFVQASTSSLYAGQKMPFVEELPVNTPISPYAASKKGAEAMLYSYHYLYGIDVSILRYFTVYGPAGRPDMSIFRFIKWIYQEEPIELFGDGSQSRDFTYIDDIAKGTIKALKPLGYEIINLGNNKPDKLIYAIELIETYLGKKAKINYKEFHKADMMATWADITKAKNLLEWAPTVSLEEGIKNTVEWTLKNWDWIKDVKL; from the coding sequence ATGAAAACCATACTTGTCACAGGGGCTGCTGGTTTTATAGGCTGGAAAGTATCTACGCTTCTTTTAGAAGAAGGTTATCGTGTTGTTGGTGTTGACAATCTTAACGATTATTACGATGTGAAGGTAAAGCTTTGGAGGCTTGATACTCTTAAAAGCCATGAAAACTTCAAATTTTATCCTATAGATATAGAAAACAAACAAGCTCTTGAGGTGATATTTCAAGATAATCCCATAGATGCCATAATAAATGAAGCAGCAAGGGCTGGTGTAAGATACTCTTTGGAAAATCCATTTGTTTACCTTTCTACCAATACGCTTGGTGTTTTAAACCTTTTAGAGTTGGCAAAAGACTTTGGTACAAGGAAGTTTGTCCAAGCTTCTACATCTTCTTTGTACGCTGGTCAAAAGATGCCTTTTGTGGAAGAGCTTCCAGTAAATACTCCAATATCTCCTTACGCTGCTTCTAAAAAAGGTGCAGAAGCTATGCTTTATAGCTATCATTACCTATACGGCATAGATGTGTCTATACTAAGATATTTTACCGTTTATGGGCCCGCTGGAAGACCAGATATGTCTATATTTAGGTTTATAAAATGGATATACCAAGAAGAACCTATAGAACTTTTTGGAGACGGTTCTCAATCAAGGGATTTTACATATATAGACGATATAGCCAAAGGTACCATAAAAGCCCTAAAACCACTTGGTTATGAAATCATAAACCTTGGCAACAACAAACCAGATAAACTTATCTATGCTATAGAACTTATTGAAACTTATCTAGGCAAAAAAGCCAAGATAAATTATAAAGAGTTTCACAAAGCCGATATGATGGCCACTTGGGCAGATATCACAAAAGCTAAAAATCTTTTAGAGTGGGCCCCTACGGTATCTTTGGAAGAAGGCATCAAAAATACCGTAGAATGGACCTTAAAAAACTGGGATTGGATAAAAGATGTAAAACTCTAA
- a CDS encoding ion channel codes for MRLKTIKHFVFRMFEDPSSTAYKTYQPISIFIVLLSIVLGLLNEFHALHEDLYSMAFVFDFAASFVIGFEYVSRLWLCSDFTEDFIRNRDQGFLKAFIKAIKPKILWMSKPYSIVDFISIFPIFHPLRLIRIVVLLARFFKISMQYKEIYTTLISHISDVVNEIFGILMFIFISMFSLTIILFSVEKEAHNPHMHNLFDAFYLAMITATTVGYGDITPITTVGRIVAVVIAFMGWLSFSVLTAFISSGLIRYINLLKTGGIIMADLKDHIILAGWTEATSYMIEKLSHSKDKPMIVVISNQDLELPSGFIFKKGDFVKEKVLKDVKIELAKRINIFPEPIQNLDSESIDARSMLTAVVARGLNKNIKINLQLLKIENAKTFRKRNIADNIIVSGEILGDMFLKDL; via the coding sequence ATGAGATTAAAAACTATAAAGCATTTTGTTTTCAGGATGTTTGAAGACCCTTCTTCCACCGCTTATAAAACCTATCAGCCTATAAGTATATTTATAGTGCTTTTATCTATAGTACTTGGGCTTCTCAACGAGTTTCACGCTTTACATGAAGATCTTTACTCTATGGCTTTTGTGTTTGATTTTGCTGCATCTTTCGTAATAGGTTTTGAATATGTTTCTAGGCTGTGGCTTTGTAGCGATTTTACCGAGGATTTCATAAGAAACAGGGATCAGGGTTTTTTGAAAGCTTTTATAAAAGCCATAAAACCAAAAATTTTATGGATGTCAAAACCTTATTCTATAGTAGATTTTATATCTATTTTTCCTATATTTCATCCTCTTAGGCTTATAAGAATAGTGGTGCTTTTAGCAAGATTCTTCAAGATATCAATGCAATACAAAGAGATTTACACTACTCTAATCAGCCATATATCAGATGTTGTAAATGAAATATTTGGTATATTGATGTTTATTTTTATAAGCATGTTCTCTTTGACGATCATCTTATTTTCTGTAGAAAAAGAAGCGCATAACCCTCATATGCACAATCTTTTTGATGCTTTTTACCTTGCTATGATAACTGCTACAACGGTAGGATACGGAGATATAACGCCCATCACCACTGTGGGAAGAATTGTGGCCGTTGTTATTGCTTTTATGGGATGGCTTTCGTTTTCAGTGTTAACGGCTTTTATAAGCTCTGGGCTTATAAGATATATAAATTTGTTGAAAACAGGAGGTATAATAATGGCGGATTTAAAAGATCATATTATTTTGGCTGGATGGACAGAAGCCACTTCTTATATGATAGAAAAACTATCTCATAGCAAAGATAAACCGATGATAGTGGTTATAAGCAATCAAGATTTAGAACTTCCAAGCGGTTTTATATTTAAAAAAGGGGATTTTGTAAAAGAAAAGGTGCTAAAAGATGTAAAGATTGAGCTTGCCAAACGGATAAATATATTTCCAGAACCTATTCAAAATCTTGACTCCGAGTCTATAGATGCAAGGTCTATGCTAACTGCTGTAGTGGCAAGAGGTTTAAACAAAAATATAAAGATAAATCTTCAGCTTTTAAAAATAGAAAATGCAAAGACTTTTAGAAAAAGAAACATAGCGGATAACATCATAGTGAGCGGTGAAATATTGGGAGATATGTTCTTAAAGGATTTATGA
- a CDS encoding tetratricopeptide repeat protein: protein MIKKGMFSKMGDIMVKRYIEDLEKELSQKPEDKDLIFKLGVAYVKINDIDKARECYKKLKTMDEVMAKELFDMMYEV, encoded by the coding sequence ATGATAAAAAAGGGTATGTTTAGTAAGATGGGCGATATAATGGTAAAAAGGTATATAGAGGATTTGGAGAAAGAGCTCTCCCAAAAACCAGAGGACAAAGATCTTATATTTAAATTAGGTGTTGCCTATGTTAAAATAAACGATATAGATAAAGCACGGGAGTGCTACAAAAAGCTAAAAACTATGGATGAGGTTATGGCTAAAGAACTTTTTGATATGATGTACGAAGTATGA